A section of the Apodemus sylvaticus chromosome 10, mApoSyl1.1, whole genome shotgun sequence genome encodes:
- the Kcnj16 gene encoding inward rectifier potassium channel 16: protein MSYYGSSYRIVNVDSKYPGYSPEHAIAEKRRARRRLLHKDGSCNVYFKHIFGEWGSYMVDIFTTLVDTKWRHMFVIFSLSYILSWLIFGSIFWLIAFHHGDLLSDPDITPCVDNVHSFTAAFLFSLETQTTIGYGYRCVTEECSVAVLTVILQSILSCIINTFIIGAALAKMATARKRAQTIRFSYFALIGMRDGKLCLMWRIGDFRPNHVVEGTVRAQLLRYSEDSEGRMTMAFKDLKLVNDQIILVTPVTIVHEIDHESPLYALDRKAVAKDNFEILVTFIYTGDSTGTSHQSRSSYVPREILWGHRFHDVLEVKRKYYKVNCLQFEGSVEVYAPFCSAKQLDWKDQQLNNLEKTSPARGSCTSDTNTRRRSFSTVAMVNSCENPEETALSPQDECKEVPYQKALLTLNRISMESQM from the coding sequence ATGAGCTATTACGGAAGTAGCTACCGGATTGTCAATGTGGACTCCAAATATCCAGGCTATTCTCCAGAGCATGCCATAGCCGAGAAGCGAAGGGCAAGGAGACGCCTGCTCCACAAAGATGGCAGCTGTAATGTGTACTTTAAACACATTTTTGGAGAATGGGGAAGCTACATGGTTGATATTTTCACCACTCTCGTGGATACCAAGTGGCGCCATATGtttgtaatattttctttgtcttacaTTCTCTCCTGGTTGATATTTGGCTCCATATTTTGGCTCATAGCCTTTCATCACGGAGACCTATTAAGTGATCCAGATATCACCCCTTGTGTTGACAACGTGCATTCATTTACGGCAGCATTTTTATTCTCCCTTGAGACCCAAACCACCATAGGGTACGGTTACCGTTGTGTTACAGAAGAGTGCTCTGTAGCCGTGCTGACAGTAATCCTTCAGTCCATCCTAAGCTGCATCATAAACACCTTCATCATTGGAGCAGCTTTGGCAAAGATGGCAACAGCCCGGAAGAGAGCCCAGACCATCCGCTTCAGCTATTTCGCGCTTATTGGTATGAGAGATGGTAAGCTTTGTCTCATGTGGCGCATCGGTGACTTCCGACCAAACCATGTGGTGGAGGGCACAGTGAGAGCCCAGCTTCTGCGCTATTCAGAAGACAGTGAAGGACGGATGACGATGGCCTTTAAAGACCTCAAACTCGTCAACGATCAGATAATCCTGGTAACTCCAGTGACTATTGTCCATGAAATTGACCATGAGAGCCCTCTGTATGCCCTTGATCGCAAGGCAGTGGCCAAAGATAATTTTGAGATTCTGGTGACATTTATTTATACTGGTGATTCTACTGGGACATCCCACCAGTCCAGAAGTTCCTATGTCCCCAGAGAAATTCTCTGGGGCCATAGGTTTCATGACGTTTTGGAAGTGAAGAGAAAGTACTACAAGGTGAACTGCTTGCAGTTTGAAGGAAGTGTGGAAGTCTATGCCCCTTTTTGCAGTGCCAAACAACTGGACTGGAAGGACCAACAACTCAACAACTTGGAGAAAACATCCCCTGCCCGAGGATCCTGCACCTCTGACACCAACACCAGGAGGAGGTCCTTCAGCACAGTTGCCATGGTGAACAGCTGTGAGAACCCAGAGGAGACTGCCCTGTCCCCACAAGATGAGTGTAAAGAGGTCCCCTATCAGAAGGCGCTCCTGACTTTAAATAGGATCTCGATGGAATCCCAGATGTAG